The genomic segment TTCTAAATCTTCACTTTTAAGTTTAGATTGATTATATTTTGTTTTAAATTTTAACGATTTTAAAATAAATAAATCTGGGGTTACCATACTATAGTAAGCAATAAATAGAATTATAAAAGATATTGCTAGCCAAATGAACTGCCTTATCTTTTTTTCATCAATATTTAAATCTAAAAAACTAGATATATAAATCGTTAGCCAAGAAAATAAACAAATACCTATAGCCATTAAAAAGTTTAAGAAAAATCTTGTTTTTACAACATAACTAATTTCATTATTTAATTTTTTCTTAAATTTTATAAATTCTTTAATTGAAAAAAGCCAATACATAATATTTACAGATAAACCTAAAGCTACTAAAATATTTACGGTTTTATATAATTCTCCACTTTTTATTCTATCTACTATAATTGTATCTGAAGGTAACATAAAATAATAAACAACAAATAGGCTATACAAAACACCAGGAATATAATGTATTAGATTTTTATAGGAAAAATCTTTTTCTGAAAGAGATGTTTTTGTAAACAGATAAACTGTGCTTCCAAAAAGTAAAATTGCAAATTCAGAAATAGTTAAAAATCTAAAATTCTCTCCAAAAACTTTAGATATATAAATTATTTTTCCAGACAAGCCAAGTAGTAATACAAAAACGAAAACGATAACATAACTATTTAATTTTTTTCTTTTTTTAGGTGAAAATAGATAAATAATTAAAAGAAATATGCTCTGAAAAAAGCTAAAATAAATAAGTTGTTCCGTAAAATTTTCCATAGTGTTTTTTTTTAAAGAGGCTGTCTATAAAGTAGATTTAGCAGTTATTTTAAAGGAAATCAAAAAATCTATAATATTAAAATTTAATAAATAAGATTTATCTATTACTGTTGAAATAACAAAATCTAATACTTTTTAGACAGCCTCCATATTATATTACTTTATTATAAATTCGTTTACGTTTATTACTGATTTATTTTTCTTTAAAAAAGCTTCTTTTTTAAAATTATCGAAAGAGGCTTTAGAGGGCCAAGATGTTAATATTATAAAATTTGGTTTATACATATAACCTACAGAAGATTTAGGGTTATTTAGTCCTAAAAGAATAGTAGCTCCATTTTTCTTTGCCATTTTTGTCCATTCTTTTTGAAAATTTTTTATATCATTTTTGTTTTTTAGCCAATAAGCAGTAGCCACATTTAATTTTTCTGAATGTAGCTCAAAAGAAGTATTTTCGTTCATTTCGAAATAAGAAAGGTAAAAAGTAGACCACATTTTTCTTCTTTGTTGATGAAAGTCTGGTACTTTTTTGTCAATTTCATTTAAAAATTGTTCTCTAGCAGTCAAATTTTTCCACTTTCCAAAAACAAAATTACCAGGTTGTAAACCACCTTCTGTAGTTTCTGTAATATTAAGAATTGGTTGTGGAGTATATCCTGTTTGTAATGCAAAAGCAAATGCTGTTTTTTTGTATTCTGGAAAATATTTACCCATATCTGGTTTTCCTGTAAAAAGTAAAATATCTAATACTTCACCTTTTTTAAAATTTAATTTTATAACTTTAGATTGCCCATTTACATTCGATAGACTTAATAAAAAAATTGCTAATACTGTAATTAAATTTAATTGTTTCATAATTTATAATTTTTGTTTTAATATGAATTGCGAATGTAAAATGACATTATAAAACAGAAAAATAAAGTGGGTTAGATAAAGTACGCATACTGTAAATGGACTTATTTTATAGGAGGTTTAAGAATTTTTTACGAAAATCTAAGAATTTAATTTAAATAACGTGAGTTAGACACACTACTAATTAGCTACTAACCACTTAATTATTTTTCTTTTGAAAATTACTATTATTTCGTATAACGTAAGAAGAGGAATCTTACAAATTGTGGTTATAAATTATGAGGTTTCTCTTATTATCGAAATGGCACAAAAAACTAAACACCTATATTAATTTAAAATAGAATTATATATTGTTTCTTAAATCGAACTCTTATTAAATAGAATTAAAAAAAGGAATTAAATTTTCTTTGTAACTATTTCCTATAGGAATTTCAATTTTACCAACTTCCACATCATTTTTAGTAAACGCTGTAATTTTATGGGTGTTTACTATGTAAGATCTGTGAATTCTAATAAACCTTTTATCAATTTTTTTCTCAAAAGCAGAGATGCTTTCTTTAATCATTAAGGTATCTTCTTTAAAATGTATCTTAATATAATCTTTAAAACTTTCTAAGTATAAAATTGCATCAAAATCTATTTTAATCTGTTTTTTAGCTTTATTTACAAATACATAATTATTTCTTTTATTCTTATTTTCAGTTATTAAATTACTAGAATTATAAGTTCTTAAGAATTTTTGGATGGCTAAAAAAAATCGTTCAAAAAAAATGGGTTTTAACAAATAATCTATAGCATCTAATTCGTAACTATCTAAAGCATAATCTCTATAAGCCGTTGTAAAAATTACTTTTGGTTTGTTTGCCAAATTTTTTAGAAAAGTTGTGCCTTTTAAAACAGGCATTTCTATATCTAAAAAAAGTAAATCTACTTTTTCTAAACTTAAAATACTACTCGCTTCAATTGCATTGGCGCAAGAAGCTACCAATTTAAAATTGGGTAATTTATTTAAATAACTTTCTATAAGTTCTCTTGCTAAAGGCTCATCATCTACAATTATACAATTATACATTATCTAATTTTAAGTTGGCAGAAAACCAGTTTGTTTTATTCTCTATTATTAAATTATAAGCTCTAGGGTATAATAATTCTAGCTGTTTTTTAATATTTTGTAAGCCTATAGATTCTTTATTTGTTTTAGAATTTACTGTTAAAGGTTTACTATTTTCTACAGTAAAAATTAATTGCTCTTTATTTTTTAATATTTTAATATTTATTTTTGCTTTATCGATTTCATTAACAACACCATGTTTAAAAGCGTTTTCTACAAAGGTTAATAATAAAAGTGGTGCAATTTTTTCTTTTCCTGTAATATTTTTCTCGAAAGAAATTTTTACTCGATCTGCATATCTAATTTTTTCTAGAGAAAGGTAATTTTCAATCAATTCTATTTCTTTGTCTAAAGAAACATAATCATCATTACATCTATATAAAATATAATCTAAAATTTCTGAAAGTTTTTGAATAACCTTTGGTGCAGCATCCGATTTTTTTAAGGTTAATGCATATAAATTATTTAGAGTGTTAAATAAAAAATGCGGATTCAATTGATTTTTTAAAGCAGCCAATTCAGCTATTTTTTTCTGCTCATTTAAATGAAGCAAATGCTGTTTTTCTACCAATAATTTAAAAATTAACAACAACAAAGTTGGATACAATAGATACAAACTTTTTACAATAAATTCGCTAAAATTAGTTAATCTTCCTATAAAAGAAGCATCTACAAAACGTTTTACATAAACTGCATACGTTTTAGGAAAAGTCGGCTCAAAATAATTCATATAAATTAGCGTACAAACTATATAATAGGTTAATAAAGTAATTACAAAAGAAAATATAAAAGCATTTTTTCTTTGTTGGTATAAAAGTTTAGGAATTAAGAGTTCTAAAATAACAAAAGCCATTGTAATTTGCAGTGTTGCTCTTATAGCGTAAGTAATTATTAATTCTTCTGTGGTGGAGAAGTACCAACTGGAAGTTGATGCAGAAAAAAGAAAAATTATGATTCCAAAAATTAGATATCTAAATTTTGAGTTTGCTAAAAATTGTTTTGCTTTTTTAAGCATAAAATGATTTCTAAAAATTTTACTTGGTAGCCTTACAATACCAAATAATAAATATAGTAAAAAGAGTGTTTGGTATCCTTAAATAGATGCTAAAAAAAGCTTTTTTAATGCCAAATAGTGTTTTGCAGTAGACAAAAACATTTTATCTTCGTTTTAAACCAATTTGTCATAATTAATTCGGCCTCTATCATCGCTTTTAAAGAGATATTCATTTTACGTTTAGTTTCGCTAAATAATCAAAAAAAGTAAAATGAATTATTTAAAAAAA from the Polaribacter cellanae genome contains:
- a CDS encoding helix-turn-helix domain-containing protein — encoded protein: MENFTEQLIYFSFFQSIFLLIIYLFSPKKRKKLNSYVIVFVFVLLLGLSGKIIYISKVFGENFRFLTISEFAILLFGSTVYLFTKTSLSEKDFSYKNLIHYIPGVLYSLFVVYYFMLPSDTIIVDRIKSGELYKTVNILVALGLSVNIMYWLFSIKEFIKFKKKLNNEISYVVKTRFFLNFLMAIGICLFSWLTIYISSFLDLNIDEKKIRQFIWLAISFIILFIAYYSMVTPDLFILKSLKFKTKYNQSKLKSEDLEILKEKLKHIMLSKKPYLNRKLLKTELAEIMGISNPELARLLNEKIGMNFFEFVNYYRIKEFIQLSETEEAKNLTFFGLAQEAGFNSKTTFHKSFKNIMGTSPSKYFNT
- a CDS encoding LytR/AlgR family response regulator transcription factor, translated to MYNCIIVDDEPLARELIESYLNKLPNFKLVASCANAIEASSILSLEKVDLLFLDIEMPVLKGTTFLKNLANKPKVIFTTAYRDYALDSYELDAIDYLLKPIFFERFFLAIQKFLRTYNSSNLITENKNKRNNYVFVNKAKKQIKIDFDAILYLESFKDYIKIHFKEDTLMIKESISAFEKKIDKRFIRIHRSYIVNTHKITAFTKNDVEVGKIEIPIGNSYKENLIPFFNSI
- a CDS encoding sensor histidine kinase yields the protein MLKKAKQFLANSKFRYLIFGIIIFLFSASTSSWYFSTTEELIITYAIRATLQITMAFVILELLIPKLLYQQRKNAFIFSFVITLLTYYIVCTLIYMNYFEPTFPKTYAVYVKRFVDASFIGRLTNFSEFIVKSLYLLYPTLLLLIFKLLVEKQHLLHLNEQKKIAELAALKNQLNPHFLFNTLNNLYALTLKKSDAAPKVIQKLSEILDYILYRCNDDYVSLDKEIELIENYLSLEKIRYADRVKISFEKNITGKEKIAPLLLLTFVENAFKHGVVNEIDKAKINIKILKNKEQLIFTVENSKPLTVNSKTNKESIGLQNIKKQLELLYPRAYNLIIENKTNWFSANLKLDNV